In Coleofasciculus chthonoplastes PCC 7420, a single genomic region encodes these proteins:
- a CDS encoding tRNA (guanine-N1)-methyltransferase, protein MNLNLTEHTEGKATFKIGNAFYRPGTQVVRDLGVLAATIYKSKIGHLRVIDAMSGCGVRSLRYSLESQADWIWVNEGNPELNPILQQNLAGAIASHKATLTHLDANQVFFECYNRRDYYDFIDVDCFGSPTPYLDTSLWALKLGGLLYLTSTDGRKLTGHASESSLGIYGAYPRNHPAAQEQGLRVVIGKLQQQAIAKGLGIEPIFSLFTGQTYRLMVRLVKTQPLTLQNYGFLGYCHHCGNYQTVSWRQLGRVVCAYDQKSLTLSGPLWLGLLHNQSWLRQMQGLAEKWHWSKRVQLLSLMEAEADFPPYFYTLAEIGRRGRLDIPKRESLIQALRDRGYFACATHITPGAIKTNADIHTCIAVALNSVHCTKKC, encoded by the coding sequence TGGTGCGAGATTTAGGGGTTTTAGCTGCAACAATTTATAAGTCTAAAATTGGTCACTTACGAGTAATTGATGCGATGAGTGGCTGTGGAGTGCGTTCTCTACGCTATAGTTTGGAAAGTCAAGCGGATTGGATCTGGGTGAATGAGGGAAATCCTGAGCTGAACCCGATTCTACAGCAAAATTTAGCAGGCGCGATCGCCAGCCATAAAGCTACCCTTACCCATCTCGACGCTAATCAGGTCTTTTTTGAGTGCTATAACCGCCGAGATTACTACGATTTCATTGATGTGGACTGTTTCGGTTCCCCTACTCCCTATCTGGATACCAGCCTCTGGGCGCTGAAACTAGGGGGACTTCTTTATCTCACCAGTACCGATGGGCGTAAACTAACAGGTCATGCTTCAGAAAGCAGTTTGGGGATTTATGGGGCGTATCCCCGCAACCATCCCGCCGCCCAGGAACAAGGATTGCGAGTGGTGATTGGTAAACTCCAACAGCAAGCCATCGCCAAGGGTTTGGGAATTGAGCCGATTTTCTCCCTGTTTACGGGTCAAACCTATCGCCTGATGGTGCGTTTGGTCAAAACCCAGCCGTTGACGCTGCAAAATTACGGGTTTCTGGGTTATTGTCATCACTGTGGCAATTATCAAACTGTTTCCTGGCGTCAATTAGGGCGCGTGGTTTGTGCTTATGACCAAAAATCCCTGACTCTGAGTGGTCCCCTGTGGCTGGGACTGTTGCATAATCAATCTTGGTTAAGACAGATGCAGGGATTAGCTGAAAAGTGGCACTGGTCAAAACGGGTACAACTCCTCAGTCTCATGGAAGCCGAAGCCGATTTCCCGCCCTACTTTTATACCTTGGCGGAAATTGGACGCCGAGGGCGTTTGGATATCCCCAAACGAGAATCTCTGATTCAGGCGTTGCGCGATCGCGGATATTTCGCCTGTGCGACTCATATTACACCGGGAGCGATTAAAACCAATGCCGATATTCACACTTGTATCGCTGTCGCCCTAAATTCTGTACACTGTACTAAGAAATGTTAA
- a CDS encoding peptidylprolyl isomerase: MTAILKVGDRTITAEEVIPLLAKYQLLPQLLREIIIDQAIATLDCTDEEKNAACEQFYTKNQLTSEEERQAWRDRQDLSLEQVEELAVRGLKLEKFKQATWGHKIESYFLKRKGRLDRVIYSLIRTKEAAIAQELYFRIQEGEQSFNELARDYSQGPEAQTGGLVGPVELSTPHPTLAQMLTVSQPGQLLPPTRLGDWFIVIRLEKFLPVQLDDAMRQRLLDEMFTTWLKEQLRQQISLGTPVQS, from the coding sequence ATGACTGCCATTTTAAAGGTTGGCGACCGAACCATCACGGCTGAAGAAGTAATTCCCCTGTTAGCCAAATATCAATTACTCCCTCAGTTATTGCGAGAAATCATTATTGATCAAGCCATTGCCACCCTAGATTGTACCGACGAAGAAAAAAATGCTGCCTGTGAGCAGTTCTATACTAAAAATCAGCTAACTTCCGAGGAAGAGCGTCAAGCGTGGCGCGATCGCCAAGACTTAAGCTTAGAACAAGTTGAAGAATTAGCGGTTCGGGGACTGAAGCTGGAAAAATTTAAACAGGCGACCTGGGGACATAAGATTGAATCCTATTTCCTCAAGCGCAAAGGACGCTTAGATCGGGTCATTTATTCCCTAATTCGGACAAAGGAGGCGGCGATTGCCCAAGAACTCTATTTTCGTATCCAAGAAGGAGAACAATCGTTTAATGAACTTGCCAGGGATTATTCCCAAGGACCAGAGGCGCAAACAGGCGGATTAGTCGGACCTGTGGAACTGAGTACACCCCACCCCACCTTGGCGCAAATGTTAACCGTTAGCCAACCCGGTCAACTTCTACCCCCTACCCGCTTGGGGGACTGGTTTATCGTCATTCGTTTAGAAAAGTTTTTACCCGTACAACTAGATGATGCCATGCGTCAGCGACTTCTGGATGAAATGTTTACCACCTGGTTAAAAGAACAACTGCGACAACAGATATCCTTAGGTACACCCGTTCAATCCTAA
- a CDS encoding peptidase domain-containing ABC transporter gives MTYTKTTIQDFLADIVPFNQLEASTLNKLAEKSQLLRYRMGQPILMREKMPSQISILYEGKARLLSYEQTTQKPVTLDLLKPGAILGWVSLMRGIPCETAIASTESVCLTIPTGQFLALMAQEPTATAAFQNQCSVIEAFELIGAELVRQASGIMNLKELAKNAYQDAQVRYLYPMTDATELLTPDRVWFVSGGSVVKDFLVGSRLTPEAISQGLDIQGSTPARIVGFRESDLVGEPETEPPTTPVTVVGEQTPLTTDDDPWLDDNNGNESIPYAPDKPPEATEDVDQTSDQRRKYPHVRGKGLLDGTLACFQMLSKHLEMPFRRDVIRRVLNEQMQRTGGLSLPLCGAVADLIGLHAQLVNVPPQSISRLQTPALVPWYEGFAVLYEAKPRELLLGVPELGIVRRKPADLLDSLPRSEDGQSPEAIPVLLVQRTKHTPQQRFGLQWFLPSLVRYRRVLILVFIASFFVQLFGLANPLMIQVIIDKVIVQNSIDTLHVLGFFLVIIAVFEALLTSFRTYLFVDTTNRIDMHLGSEIIDHLVRLPLRYFEKRPVGELASRINELENIRQFLTGTALTVVLDAVFSVLYIVVMFIYSWVLTIVSLAIIPLFVLLTVIVSPIVRRQLRVKAERNAQTQSYLVEVMSGIQTVKAQNIELRTRWQWQERYARYVSAGFKTVLTSTTAGSASNFLNKLSALLVLWVGAYLVLDGQLTLGQLIAFRIISGYVTSPLLRLAQLWQNFQETALSLERLSDIVDSPQEADEADRLNIPMPAIKGEVEYENLSFRFGTSGPWQLTNINLHFPAGVFVGIVGQSGSGKSTLMKLLPRLYDVDSGRILIDNYDISKVELYSLRRQVGIVPQDSLLFDGTVQDNIALTNPDASAEEIIAAAKVAAAHDFIMGLSSGYNTRVGERGSSLSGGQRQRIAIARTVLQNPRLLILDEATSALDYDTERQVCLNLIEAFKGRTVFFITHRLTTIRNSDIILMMDKGSVVEQGTHDELMALQGRYYCLYQQQDAQL, from the coding sequence ATGACCTACACAAAGACAACGATTCAGGATTTTCTGGCAGATATCGTTCCCTTCAATCAACTTGAAGCCTCGACGCTAAACAAGTTGGCGGAAAAAAGTCAACTGCTGCGCTATCGTATGGGTCAACCGATCCTGATGCGAGAAAAAATGCCCTCTCAAATCTCGATTCTCTATGAGGGAAAGGCGCGGCTTTTAAGTTACGAACAAACCACCCAAAAACCCGTCACCCTGGACCTGCTGAAACCGGGCGCAATTCTGGGTTGGGTGAGTCTGATGCGGGGTATCCCTTGTGAAACCGCGATCGCATCGACGGAATCGGTTTGCTTAACCATCCCCACAGGTCAGTTTTTAGCCCTGATGGCACAGGAACCCACCGCTACCGCCGCGTTCCAAAACCAGTGCAGTGTAATCGAAGCCTTCGAGTTAATTGGCGCGGAGTTGGTGCGCCAAGCCAGTGGGATTATGAATCTCAAAGAACTGGCAAAAAACGCTTACCAAGATGCCCAGGTGCGTTACCTCTATCCCATGACAGACGCCACTGAACTCCTGACACCAGATCGGGTGTGGTTTGTCAGTGGCGGGAGTGTCGTCAAAGATTTTCTCGTGGGCAGTCGGCTGACGCCAGAGGCAATTTCTCAGGGATTGGACATCCAAGGATCTACCCCCGCCCGGATTGTCGGCTTTCGCGAATCGGATTTAGTCGGGGAACCTGAAACCGAACCTCCCACTACCCCAGTGACAGTAGTTGGCGAACAAACCCCCCTAACCACCGACGATGACCCCTGGCTGGATGATAACAATGGCAACGAGAGTATCCCCTATGCCCCTGATAAACCGCCAGAAGCCACAGAGGACGTAGATCAAACCTCTGACCAACGCCGCAAATATCCCCATGTTCGAGGGAAAGGACTCCTCGATGGTACCCTAGCCTGTTTCCAAATGCTGAGTAAGCATTTAGAAATGCCTTTTCGCCGCGATGTGATTCGTCGGGTACTTAATGAACAGATGCAGCGCACCGGGGGGCTGTCGTTACCCCTGTGTGGGGCGGTGGCGGATTTAATCGGTTTACATGCCCAATTGGTAAATGTACCGCCCCAATCGATTAGTCGCCTGCAAACCCCCGCCCTGGTTCCTTGGTATGAAGGCTTTGCCGTTCTCTATGAAGCCAAGCCCCGGGAATTGCTGCTGGGCGTGCCAGAATTGGGGATTGTCCGCCGCAAACCTGCTGATTTACTGGATAGTTTACCGAGAAGCGAAGACGGGCAGTCACCGGAAGCGATCCCGGTGCTGCTGGTACAACGGACAAAGCACACGCCGCAACAACGGTTTGGCTTGCAATGGTTTCTCCCGTCTCTGGTACGCTATCGCCGCGTCTTAATTTTGGTGTTTATCGCCTCGTTTTTTGTGCAGCTATTTGGACTGGCGAATCCGTTGATGATCCAAGTGATCATCGATAAGGTGATCGTACAGAACAGTATTGATACGCTGCATGTACTGGGGTTTTTCCTGGTCATTATTGCCGTTTTTGAGGCGCTATTAACCAGTTTCCGGACGTATTTATTTGTGGATACGACGAACCGGATTGACATGCATCTGGGTTCGGAGATTATTGACCACTTAGTCCGCTTACCGTTGCGCTATTTTGAAAAGCGTCCAGTGGGGGAACTGGCGAGTCGAATTAATGAGTTGGAAAATATTCGTCAGTTTCTTACGGGAACGGCGTTGACGGTGGTGTTAGATGCGGTGTTTTCCGTGTTGTACATCGTGGTCATGTTTATTTATAGTTGGGTGCTAACCATTGTCTCATTAGCGATTATTCCCCTGTTTGTGCTGTTAACCGTAATTGTGTCACCGATAGTCCGTCGCCAACTGCGGGTTAAAGCTGAACGGAACGCCCAGACGCAATCCTATTTAGTGGAAGTCATGTCTGGGATTCAAACCGTAAAAGCGCAAAACATCGAGTTGCGAACGCGCTGGCAATGGCAGGAACGCTATGCCCGGTATGTATCGGCAGGGTTTAAGACGGTGCTAACCTCCACAACAGCGGGTTCAGCGAGTAATTTCTTGAATAAACTCTCCGCTTTGTTAGTGCTGTGGGTGGGTGCTTATCTGGTGTTAGATGGGCAGTTAACCCTAGGGCAATTAATCGCTTTCCGAATTATTTCCGGCTATGTTACCAGTCCCCTACTCCGGTTAGCCCAACTGTGGCAGAATTTCCAAGAAACGGCGCTATCTTTAGAACGGTTGAGTGATATTGTAGATAGCCCCCAAGAAGCGGATGAGGCGGATCGCTTAAATATTCCCATGCCTGCGATTAAAGGGGAAGTGGAGTATGAAAATCTCTCCTTCCGCTTTGGCACGAGTGGTCCTTGGCAATTAACCAATATTAACCTGCATTTTCCGGCTGGCGTATTTGTCGGGATTGTCGGTCAAAGTGGTTCGGGTAAGAGTACATTAATGAAACTGTTACCCCGTCTCTATGATGTTGATTCCGGGAGAATTCTAATCGACAACTACGATATCTCCAAAGTTGAACTCTATTCTCTGCGTCGTCAGGTAGGCATTGTACCCCAGGATAGTCTGCTGTTTGATGGTACGGTACAAGATAATATTGCCCTCACCAATCCTGATGCTAGCGCCGAGGAAATTATTGCCGCCGCTAAAGTCGCCGCCGCTCATGATTTTATTATGGGGTTGTCCAGTGGTTACAATACAAGAGTCGGGGAGCGGGGATCATCCCTATCAGGAGGACAACGCCAGCGAATTGCCATTGCCCGCACGGTACTGCAAAATCCGCGACTTTTAATTCTAGACGAAGCCACCAGCGCCCTTGACTATGACACCGAACGGCAAGTTTGTTTAAATTTAATTGAAGCCTTCAAAGGACGCACTGTCTTTTTCATTACCCACCGTTTAACTACCATTCGCAACAGCGACATCATTTTAATGATGGATAAAGGATCAGTCGTTGAACAAGGAACCCATGACGAACTGATGGCACTGCAAGGGCGCTACTACTGCCTCTATCAACAGCAAGACGCTCAACTTTAA
- a CDS encoding HlyD family efflux transporter periplasmic adaptor subunit: MNQRNGSSSQPLATRSPAQSVKTATKAGTTRRTNQPPEFDQPVILQQSPLWPRMIVVAIIGVTTLSVTWACLAKIEEAIPAQGKLEPKAAVKEVQAPQGGVVKSVEVEEGDRVEKGDTLLTFDQTAAQAQFKSLQQIRAALIQENQFYQAQMTGKAVPIDPENLPEKLPPQIASLTKNRAALVAEKNFYQAQLTGNPTGLTLAQRQRLQASQNEYNSRVAAADLEVEQLNRQLTQTQIQLADAEQVLAFNQQITDRLEKLWREGAFGELQYLRQKQDTDSSAAEVARLRQEQERLEKAIQQAQERKQNTMALSEEELRTLIAQNEQRIAEIDSQLTKIIVENQKRLQEIESQLSQIQVTLTNQELQAPEGGIVFDLQASPEFVANTSEPVLKIVPNDTLVAKVYITNQDIGFVNEGMPVDVRVDSFPYSEFGDVKGELVQIGSDALPPNEVYPFYRFPAEIRMDRQTISVNGKEIPLQSGMSISANIKVRKRPVISIFSDLFMRKIDSIKTVR, translated from the coding sequence ATGAATCAACGCAACGGATCATCCAGCCAACCCCTTGCCACGCGATCGCCCGCACAGTCGGTTAAAACCGCAACCAAAGCCGGAACCACCCGTCGAACCAATCAACCCCCGGAATTTGATCAACCCGTTATCCTGCAACAATCTCCCCTGTGGCCCCGAATGATTGTGGTAGCGATTATTGGGGTGACGACATTAAGCGTCACCTGGGCGTGTTTGGCGAAAATTGAAGAAGCCATTCCCGCCCAAGGCAAACTCGAACCCAAAGCCGCCGTCAAGGAAGTCCAAGCCCCTCAAGGTGGGGTGGTTAAATCGGTGGAGGTTGAAGAAGGCGATCGCGTCGAAAAAGGGGATACCCTACTCACTTTTGACCAAACAGCGGCTCAAGCTCAATTTAAATCCCTCCAGCAAATTCGCGCCGCTTTAATCCAAGAAAATCAATTTTATCAGGCTCAGATGACGGGCAAAGCCGTTCCCATTGACCCCGAAAATCTGCCAGAGAAACTCCCGCCCCAAATTGCCTCACTTACCAAAAATCGGGCGGCTTTAGTGGCAGAAAAGAACTTCTATCAAGCCCAACTCACCGGAAATCCCACGGGTCTAACTTTGGCACAACGGCAACGCTTACAGGCAAGCCAAAACGAGTATAACTCTCGTGTCGCGGCAGCCGATTTAGAAGTCGAACAACTCAACCGACAACTGACTCAAACCCAAATCCAACTGGCTGATGCTGAACAAGTGTTAGCCTTTAACCAACAAATTACCGATCGCCTAGAAAAACTGTGGCGAGAAGGTGCATTCGGCGAACTCCAGTATCTACGTCAGAAACAAGACACCGACAGCAGCGCCGCTGAAGTAGCCCGTTTGAGACAAGAACAGGAACGGTTAGAGAAAGCGATTCAGCAAGCCCAAGAACGCAAACAAAACACCATGGCGCTATCGGAAGAAGAATTGCGAACGCTGATTGCCCAGAACGAACAACGGATCGCTGAAATTGACAGCCAACTCACCAAAATTATTGTTGAAAACCAAAAACGTCTCCAAGAAATCGAAAGTCAACTCAGCCAAATCCAGGTAACGTTAACTAATCAGGAATTACAGGCACCTGAAGGCGGCATCGTGTTTGATCTGCAAGCCAGCCCTGAATTTGTGGCAAACACCAGTGAGCCAGTGCTGAAAATTGTGCCGAATGACACACTCGTTGCCAAAGTTTATATCACTAACCAAGACATTGGTTTTGTCAACGAAGGAATGCCCGTGGATGTCAGGGTTGATTCCTTTCCCTATAGCGAATTTGGGGATGTCAAAGGCGAGTTAGTCCAGATTGGTTCTGATGCTTTACCGCCCAATGAAGTCTACCCCTTCTATCGTTTTCCCGCCGAAATTCGCATGGATAGACAAACCATATCTGTCAATGGAAAAGAAATTCCCTTACAATCGGGGATGTCAATCAGCGCTAATATTAAAGTCCGCAAGCGCCCTGTAATTAGTATCTTCAGCGACTTGTTTATGCGGAAAATTGATAGTATCAAAACGGTAAGGTAG
- a CDS encoding toxin-antitoxin system TumE family protein, giving the protein MQLLIESSSIVQLFNLERDKRGIYEGFIRGKIDFNDNSSLHFREFVYVEIYLNRKMYSYQYIDSVNNLIFRYDNTEHHRKLNLSTFPHHKHDGSEDNVITSDAPLLTEVLKEVEKIIHQQNP; this is encoded by the coding sequence ATTCAGCTTTTAATTGAATCCTCTTCAATCGTACAATTATTTAATCTTGAACGAGACAAAAGAGGAATATATGAAGGTTTTATTAGAGGAAAAATTGACTTCAATGATAATTCATCACTGCATTTTCGAGAATTTGTCTATGTAGAAATTTATCTGAATAGAAAAATGTATAGTTATCAATATATAGATTCAGTAAATAATTTAATTTTTCGCTATGACAATACAGAACACCACCGAAAATTAAATCTTTCTACTTTTCCCCATCATAAACATGATGGCAGCGAGGATAATGTTATTACATCAGATGCTCCACTTTTAACTGAGGTGCTTAAGGAAGTTGAAAAAATAATACATCAACAAAACCCATGA